Proteins co-encoded in one Panulirus ornatus isolate Po-2019 chromosome 56, ASM3632096v1, whole genome shotgun sequence genomic window:
- the LOC139765978 gene encoding uncharacterized protein isoform X1, whose amino-acid sequence MNEIVEVVGIGEVEVRPQLASITLFISSQKPTLDECRASVEKRRPYVYHTLNINKAAKEVSEAEEVRVGEAGGVVLVVMVTATLSADVARRAVNTVVEKLSNVTVEKLVYRHSSTSLSEGRVEAARRAAEEAKQRAVVMAAAVDGTLGVCLTVKEDTCKHIAINEDRTESWVVDTALRQQEIHAHTPIIIQSSIKAKFSLLSYGVPKTELTLTKEVF is encoded by the exons ATGAACGAAATAGTGGAGGTGGTGGGCATTGGGGAGGTGGAAGTTCGCCCACAACTGGCCTCCATAACCCTCTTCATCTCGTCACAGAAGCCCACACTAGATGAGTGTAGAGCCTCGGTAGAGAAGCGCCGTCCGTATGTCTACCACACG CTTAATATCAACAAAGCGGCGAAGGAGGTGAGCGAGGCggaggaggtgagggtagggGAGGCCGGAGGGGTTGTGCTCGTTGTCATGGTGACGGCCACGTTGTCCGCCGACGTTGCCAGACGCGCTGTCAACACTGTTGTGGAGAAGCTCTCCAACGTCACTGTCGAAAAG TTAGTGTACCGACACTCATCGACATCCCTGTCAGAGGGAAGGGTGGAAGCAGCAAGAAGAGCAGCAGAGGAGGCAAAACAACGGGCAGTGGTCATGGCAGCAGCTGTGGATGGCACACTTGGAGTATGTCTCACTGTGAAGGAGGATACCTGTAAGCATATCGCCATCAATGAAG ACAGGACCGAGTCTTGGGTGGTAGATACAGCTCTTAGACAACAAGAAATACATGCCCACACACCGATCATCATCCAGAGTAGTATCAAGGCCAAGTTTTCCCTTCTGTCCTACGGTGTACCGAAGACAGAATTAACACTCACAAAAGAAGTATTTTGA
- the LOC139765977 gene encoding uncharacterized protein — MLMAASVTYIRAPPPPTPEELKFAASVSVHADRRTTSPASEMVRVAGRSDEETMLTKFYASTAERPAPPNITSPVVSTSNPSTNTTTYIDIATDSSNTTTFTTSIKLLLFDLVKIYSTPTFKCIKLLKQGGRTCQRIPDGDKKVCIDSNVAPSRNSCIVYSFGVGHDFSFDKAMGQYGCDVFSFDDDVYHNIYQRNVFPRVVFIQIRLGSKVLVLDVVDKVKNTTFQYLYRPLDNIMFLLKHYDANLDVLKMDVEGDEWQIFLDSIFRTDVLERTRQLSVEVHMTDFLKHDLQPLEARVAILRYSSFFKGLKSRGFELAYYEPNYINPTLATVEGVTFSVLGEQLWVNTRLQPGQPPTKG; from the exons ATGTTGATGGCAGCCTCCGTGACGTACATCCGGGCGCCGCCCCCACCAACACCAGAGGAACTGAAGTTTGCCGCTAGCGTCTCCGTCCACGCAGACCGGCGCACTACCTCACCCG CGTCGGAAATGGTGAGGGTGGCCGGAAGGTCCGATGAGGAAACAATGTTGACAAAGTTCTACGCCTCGACAGCCGAGCGCCCGGCGCCTCCGAACATCACGTCCCCGGTCGTTAGTACCAGCAACCCCAGCACTAACACTACTACTTATATCGACATCGCCACCGattcctccaacaccactactTTCACTACCAGCATTAAGTTGCTGCTGTTTGATTTGGTGAAGATATATTCTACACCCACCTTCAAGTGCATCAAACTCCTCAAACAAGGTGGAAGAACCTGCCAAAGAATACCAGACGGTGACAA GAAGGTGTGTATTGACTCGAACGTGGCACCATCAAGGAATTCGTGTATCGTGTATTCCTTCGGCGTTGGTCACGACTTCAGCTTCGACAAGGCCATGGGACAGTATGGATGTGACGTGTTTTCCTTTGACGATGATGTGTATCATAATATTTATCAACGAAATGTGTTTCCAAG GGTTGTCTTTATTCAAATCCGGCTGGGCTCAAAGGTTTTGGTTTTGGACGTGGTGGACAAGGTGAAGAACACAACTTTCCAGTACTTGTACCGGCCACTTGACAACATAATGTTCCTCCTGAAACACTACGACGCTAACCTGGATGTGCTTAAGATGGACGTTGAAGGAGACGAGTGGCAGATTTTCCTCGACTCCATCTTTAGG ACGGACGTTTTAGAGCGCACGAGGCAGCTGTCCGTTGAAGTGCACATGACTGACTTTTTAAAGCATGACTTACAACCCCTTGAGGCTAGGGTCGCCATCCTCAGGTATTCCAG TTTCTTCAAGGGTTTAAAAAGCCGTGGGTTCGAGCTGGCTTACTACGAGCCCAACTACATCAACCCGACGTTGGCAACGGTGGAAGGGGTGACGTTCTCCGTTCTGGGCGAGCAGCTGTGGGTCAATACACGTCTTCAACCTGGCCAGCCACCCACCAAAGGATAG
- the LOC139765978 gene encoding uncharacterized protein isoform X2 yields MNEIVEVVGIGEVEVRPQLASITLFISSQKPTLDECRASVEKRRPYVYHTLNINKAAKEVSEAEEVRVGEAGGVVLVVMVTATLSADVARRAVNTVVEKLSNVTVEKLVYRHSSTSLSEGRVEAARRAAEEAKQRAVVMAAAVDGTLGVCLTVKEDTCKHIAINEGLWQFQECSTRGILLGNDVLF; encoded by the exons ATGAACGAAATAGTGGAGGTGGTGGGCATTGGGGAGGTGGAAGTTCGCCCACAACTGGCCTCCATAACCCTCTTCATCTCGTCACAGAAGCCCACACTAGATGAGTGTAGAGCCTCGGTAGAGAAGCGCCGTCCGTATGTCTACCACACG CTTAATATCAACAAAGCGGCGAAGGAGGTGAGCGAGGCggaggaggtgagggtagggGAGGCCGGAGGGGTTGTGCTCGTTGTCATGGTGACGGCCACGTTGTCCGCCGACGTTGCCAGACGCGCTGTCAACACTGTTGTGGAGAAGCTCTCCAACGTCACTGTCGAAAAG TTAGTGTACCGACACTCATCGACATCCCTGTCAGAGGGAAGGGTGGAAGCAGCAAGAAGAGCAGCAGAGGAGGCAAAACAACGGGCAGTGGTCATGGCAGCAGCTGTGGATGGCACACTTGGAGTATGTCTCACTGTGAAGGAGGATACCTGTAAGCATATCGCCATCAATGAAG GGCTTTGGCAATTTCAAGAATGCAGTACAAGAGGAATTCTGCTAGGAAATGATGTACTCTTCTGA
- the LOC139765972 gene encoding uncharacterized protein isoform X2, with protein MCLKSYVISVPRHISCAFVLLSPILLVLWTPIQLYPPRLYMPASQHFTGNESPATSRVHSSASAYVRFPMPTSPEEVKVASLSPLKLNTSLSGKSLEALHGLLDDLMTIMTQTTLKCRKMIRQGGRSCKKIPDGDKKVCLDSFVSALNNCYIYSFGVGRDLSFDAEMGKFGCHVFAFDDDIYHEDLGRNPYPRVHFIHLRIGSDEVVRLVSGIHTDLNITYQYLYRPLDNIMYLLHQYQANIDLLKIDIDGPEFEVLEQSLFKTTILQHTRQLAIEVHLSEFLNPHIDTGPALVHTLTNYLRYGQ; from the exons ATGTGTCTTAAATCTTATGTCATAAGCGTTCCACGCCATATATCTTGTGCGTTCGTACTACTATCTCCCATTTTATTGGTATTATGGACGCCTATACAACTCTACCCGCCCAGGCTGTATATGCCCGCGTCACAACATT tTACCGGCAATGAGTCCCCAGCAACATCTCGAGTGCATTCTTCCGCCTCAGCGTACGTCAGATTTCCTATGCCGACATCACCGGAAGAGGTGAAGGTCgcatctctctctccactgaaacTGAACACATCCTTGTCTGGCAAGTCCCTCGAGGCGTTGCACGGTCTCTTGGACGACCTGATGACCATCATGACTCAGACGACTCTTAAGTGCCGGAAAATGATTCGCCAAGGAGGGAGATCCTGCAAGAAAATCCCAGACGGTGACAA GAAGGTGTGTCTGGACTCGTTCGTAAGCGCGCTCAACAACTGTTACATATACTCCTTCGGTGTCGGCCGTGACCTCAGCTTTGATGCCGAGATGGGCAAGTTCGGCTGTCATGTGTTCGCATTCGATGACGATATATACCATGAGGATCTTGGAAGAAACCCCTACCCAAG ggttcATTTTATCCATCTTCGCATAGGATCAGACGAGGTCGTGAGACTGGTGAGCGGCATCCACACAGATTTGAACATAACATATCAGTACTTGTACAGGCCTCTGGATAATATCATGTACCTCCTTCATCAGTACCAGGCTAACATAGATCTCCTCAAAATTGATATCGATGGACCGGAATTTGAAGTTTTAGAGCAATCGCTGTTTAAG ACAACCATTCTGCAGCACACACGACAGTTGGCCATTGAGGTGCATCTCTCGGAATTCCTGAACCCACACATTGACACCGGCCCAGCGCTTGTTCACACCCTTACCAACTACTTGCGGTATGGGCAATAA
- the LOC139765975 gene encoding uncharacterized protein, with the protein MGTNVLTSMGKETDMVDGKNELEEDFANFTGECVEVNEEGWTLLMNEEEDWSVVVNEDDDWCQLDLGQYLEEPTEEAPATPYAIASQDVTPHTLSSEAATLVQDLPDEDITFHEHFTEITTPLTPMKQKSTRESKEEFVLVEEDLCATETNNTDSHDKEVVNPAYWGLAVPKDSPFADDCWSDHLDVDSALGVPHGSKYFFLDDNALNGHRKIDLLGNRERRKAAKKNGWRMYRNRYLY; encoded by the exons ATGGGGACAAACGTGCTGACGAGTATGGGGAAAGAAACGGACATGGTCGATGGCAAGAACGAACTTGAAGAAGACTTCGCCAACTTTACAG GCGAGTGTGTTGAAGTGAACGAAGAGGGTTGGACTCTATTGATGAACGAAGAGGAAGACTGGAGTGTAGTGGTTAACGAAGACGACGACTGGTGTCAGTTGGACTTGGGGCAGTATTTGGAGGAACCTACTGAAGAAGCTCCAGCTACGCCCTATGCAATAGCTTCTCAAGACGTTACGCCTCATACATTATCTTCTGAAGCCGCTACGCTTGTCcaggacctgcctgacgaagaCATCACATTTCACGAGCATTTCACAGAAATAACTACACCTCTTACACCCATGAAACAGAAAAGCACCAGAGAAAGTAAAGAAGAATTTGTCCTTGTGGAAGAGGACTTATGTGCCACAGAAACCAACAACACAGACTCTCACGATAAGGAAGTAGTTAATCCCGCCTACTGGGGGCTTGCAGTTCCAAAAGACTCGCCATTTGCAGATGATTGCTGGTCTGATCACCTGGATGTTGACTCGGCACTGGGTGTGCCACACGGCTCCAAATACTTCTTCTTGGATGATAATGCCCTG AACGGGCACAGGAAGATCGACCTCCTGGGGAATCGAGAGCGCAGGAAGGCGGCCAAGAAGAATGGCTGGAGGATGTATCGAAACAGGTACTTATACTAA